A genome region from Gopherus flavomarginatus isolate rGopFla2 chromosome 9, rGopFla2.mat.asm, whole genome shotgun sequence includes the following:
- the PLEKHO2 gene encoding pleckstrin homology domain-containing family O member 2 isoform X2, with product MKALNEGISRAKNKILDEVKVDQSLSLEHVTRDRVKVSHGRRPPTRIHLKEVAKSTSDGILRLDLDIVDNGRPDFTLTVSDNENVPPPKETPKPPMPPTKPSVVSEEPSADNSVADQELKKPLLPPAKKLKESTPSKDDLNNKDVGSVSQGEEGEEPKASAGANEENLMEVSDSSTAKPPIPPPKILSDKLKGVSWDEPAPHLQSTDGVEPSKGGSKENLTEVVTTATVKPPLPPKILSEKLTASMDATPSSLEAKSSEGKEPHDSSPPRDGMEDGEVTESTPQKVELEGGSERAAAEKEEPQTIQEQIKTSLDTEAKQESTEVPNKEKTLLPQSVANPLPLRTRCASLGELLNESKNAEKELLGPGFRREPQSCLAKMEEKVAREREKTEKLLQKVLCQELEQAQEGNGPPVNAEILLNEAVEQLRQATQVLQEIKGFGELNKEPTEKQKQKEKPKDLVTLYRRSAP from the exons GTGAAGGTAGATCAGAGCCTTTCCCTGGAACATGTGACTCGAGACAGAGTGAAAGTGAGTCATGGGCGCAGGCCACCCACCAGAATTCATCTGAAAGAG GTTGCCAAGTCTACATCGGATGGAATCTTGAGGCTGGATCTGGATATAGTGGATAATGGCCGTCCAGACTTCACCTTGACTGTGAGCGATAATGAGAACGTCCCTCCTCCAAAGGAAACTCCAAAGCCACCTATGCCTCCTACAAAGCCCAGTGTCGTGTCAGAGGAGCCGAGTGCGGATAACAGTGTTGCCGATCAAGAGCTTAAAAAGCCTCTGTTGCCTCCAGCTAAGAAGTTGAAGGAGAGTACACCGTCAAAGGATGATCTAAACAACAAGGACGTGGGTTCAGTCAGTCAAGGTGAAGAGGGTGAAGAACCCAAAGCCTCAGCAGGGGCCAATGAAGAGAATCTCATGGAGGTCAGCGACAGCAGCACAGCAAAGCCTCCAATTCCTCCTCCTAAAATCTTATCGGACAAGCTGAAAGGGGTCAGTTGGGATGAACCAGCCCCTCACCTTCAAAGCACAGATGGTGTGGAACCATCCAAGGGTGGCAGTAAAGAAAACCTCACAGAGGTGGTCACAACAGCTACCGTGAAACCTCCACTTCCTCCTAAGATTTTATCAGAAAAATTGACAGCAAGTATGGATGCCACCCCGAGCAGTTTAGAGGCAAAGAGTTCAGAAGGCAAGGAGCCCCATGATTCCAGCCCCCCCAGGGATGGAATGGAAGACGGGGAAGTGACAGAATCCACTCCCCAAAAAGTAGAGCTTGAAGGAGGAAGTGAGAGAGCTGCTGCTGAGAAAGAGGAGCCACAAACAATACAGGAACAAATAAAGACTTCCTTAGATACCGAAGCAAAGCAGGAAAGTACAGAGGTTCCTAATAAAGAGAAAACACTTTTACCACAGTCCGTAGCAAATCCCTTGCCTCTCAGAACTCGCTGTGCATCTCTAGGAGAGCTACTGAATGAATCAAAGAACGCAGAAAAAGAACTTCTGGGTCCAGGCTTCCGCAGGGAGCCCCAATCCTGCCTGGCTAAAATGGAGGAGAAAGTGGCTCGCGAAAGGGAAAAGACAGAAAAACTTCTGCAAAAGGTTTTATGCCAAGAGTTAGAACAAGCACAGGAGGGGAATGGACCCCCAGTAAATGCAGAGATATTACTCAACGAGGCAGTAGAACAACTTCGCCAAGCAACACAAGTCTTACAAGAAATTAAAGGGTTCGGAGAACTGAATAAGGAACCGACagagaaacagaaacaaaaagaaaagccgAAGGATCTAGTAACTCTTTATAGGAGAAGTGCTCCCTAA